From a single Hymenobacter sp. YIM 151500-1 genomic region:
- a CDS encoding HNH endonuclease, giving the protein MGRDASSGAEWVPPLAREYAYSGRPVSAAAPAAPPVNPDIPPHLPAPIPNPSPDHQQVHLSAQEWQELIKGRWDRKNNKKFLQDHRQAEFHVAGNPFTYRTDANGKVVAVYDAQKSYNVTGTRKDAKGVPLTLNAEPTFAGTSYMYPATGNQKNIVVIKMAGSRKGDFRRANKAAGLTEVVKAQGLKADQPPKGYTWHHRDDFEANPNPPPYGTCTMELVKKEAHEDTFVHYGSCDQCNEYFGIKLYD; this is encoded by the coding sequence ATGGGCCGCGACGCCAGCAGCGGTGCGGAGTGGGTGCCGCCCCTGGCGCGGGAGTATGCCTACAGCGGCCGGCCAGTAAGCGCGGCGGCGCCGGCCGCGCCGCCCGTCAACCCTGACATTCCGCCTCACCTGCCGGCGCCGATTCCTAATCCGTCGCCCGACCATCAGCAGGTGCATCTGTCGGCGCAGGAGTGGCAGGAGTTGATTAAGGGAAGGTGGGACCGTAAAAACAACAAAAAGTTTTTGCAGGACCACCGGCAAGCCGAATTCCACGTTGCGGGAAACCCCTTCACGTACCGCACGGATGCCAACGGAAAAGTGGTGGCGGTATACGACGCGCAAAAGAGCTACAACGTAACAGGCACGCGGAAGGACGCGAAGGGCGTGCCACTGACTCTTAACGCCGAGCCTACTTTTGCGGGCACGTCGTATATGTACCCGGCCACCGGCAACCAAAAGAACATTGTTGTCATCAAAATGGCTGGCTCCCGCAAAGGAGACTTCCGCCGAGCGAACAAGGCAGCCGGTTTAACAGAGGTAGTAAAGGCTCAAGGGCTGAAGGCAGACCAACCACCGAAGGGGTATACGTGGCACCACCGAGACGATTTTGAAGCTAATCCCAATCCGCCGCCTTATGGCACCTGCACAATGGAATTGGTGAAGAAAGAAGCACACGAAGACACGTTTGTACACTACGGATCTTGCGACCAGTGCAACGAATATTTTGGAATCAAGCTCTACGACTAA
- a CDS encoding ADP-ribosyltransferase domain-containing protein has product MPQSDLHTFVSQHLPDALRAVQTGRRATAHPELTLLDKALIYHYSEGGYEPLNQHLHTNGGHNTSLFGMGLVAALGKLPPYVGEANSGVYLSPGQLQQYRVYAQNGQPVSWPAFLSASLRITIARQYLHASGKNCLFSIQSRTGRLIEQISKFGVDGQNEYEVLFVPNTQFEVLEVANEPGYIRIVLDEL; this is encoded by the coding sequence ATGCCCCAATCCGACCTACACACGTTCGTTTCCCAGCACCTACCCGACGCCCTGCGAGCCGTGCAAACCGGCAGACGTGCTACGGCCCATCCCGAACTGACTCTACTTGATAAGGCGCTTATTTATCACTATAGCGAAGGCGGGTACGAACCGCTCAATCAACACCTGCATACCAACGGTGGCCATAATACGTCCTTGTTTGGTATGGGCTTAGTGGCTGCGCTGGGCAAGCTGCCGCCTTATGTCGGCGAAGCCAACAGCGGCGTGTATCTCTCGCCCGGCCAGCTGCAGCAATACCGGGTCTACGCTCAAAATGGGCAACCCGTGAGCTGGCCGGCTTTCCTTTCAGCCAGCTTACGCATAACTATTGCGCGGCAATACCTGCATGCATCCGGAAAAAATTGCTTGTTCTCGATACAGTCTCGTACTGGCCGCCTCATCGAGCAAATCTCTAAATTCGGTGTTGACGGGCAAAATGAATATGAAGTGTTGTTCGTCCCCAACACCCAGTTTGAGGTACTGGAGGTAGCTAATGAACCCGGCTATATCCGCATCGTGTTGGACGAGTTATAA
- a CDS encoding SMI1/KNR4 family protein, whose amino-acid sequence MEQQEFTGTEAPATAADLRAIEQEYGFVFPEDYKAHILRVNGGWPRRNTFLQSRENGRTTERDINQFKPVQHGSYTLERSLESLRDQLHPDLIPFADEAGGDQFCLSVGPEDYGSVYYIAHESYRPPAFLEDDELVPQPREYGEGVHFLAPSFTAFLEGLIEVPDEDDEDEV is encoded by the coding sequence ATGGAACAGCAGGAATTCACCGGGACTGAAGCACCCGCCACCGCAGCCGACTTGCGGGCTATTGAGCAAGAATACGGCTTCGTCTTTCCTGAAGACTATAAAGCGCACATTCTACGCGTTAATGGGGGGTGGCCGCGCCGCAATACTTTTCTGCAAAGCCGCGAAAATGGCCGCACCACGGAGCGAGATATTAACCAGTTCAAGCCTGTTCAGCACGGTTCCTATACCCTGGAACGCAGCCTGGAATCCTTGCGCGACCAATTACATCCGGATTTGATACCCTTTGCTGATGAAGCCGGTGGCGACCAATTTTGCTTGAGCGTCGGACCCGAGGATTATGGCAGCGTCTATTATATCGCTCACGAATCCTACCGTCCACCGGCTTTCCTCGAGGATGATGAGTTGGTGCCTCAACCCCGTGAGTATGGTGAAGGTGTTCACTTCTTGGCTCCCTCCTTCACCGCATTTCTAGAAGGGCTGATAGAGGTACCCGACGAAGATGATGAGGACGAAGTATAA
- the lpxK gene encoding tetraacyldisaccharide 4'-kinase translates to MSRLLTLLLLPLSWLYAGIMAGRNWLYDTGRRPAATFPQVPVLSVGNLRVGGTGKTPHVAWLVAWLLAQGQRPALLSRGYGRRTRGYRRATAPDTAATIGDEPLQQFQQFRGQVPVAVSEDRAAGIWQLLREEPTLTAVVLDDAYQHRRVRPALSVLLTEQQRPFYQDHVLPAGRLRESRAGARRADVVIVTKCDPQLSEAARAAIRRRIGRYARPGVPVLFSTYAYGRPVPVPGTATGAAPGPEVVVLTGIAQPGPLLEYLAAAGYRVLHHARFPDHHAFRPAELRQLAAQLRPGQCVLTTQKDAARLLEPALAASMADLPVFYIPIDVRFMADGETRLQELLTPLFQPHAVV, encoded by the coding sequence ATGTCTCGCCTGCTTACGTTGTTGCTGCTGCCGCTGAGCTGGCTCTACGCCGGCATCATGGCTGGGCGCAACTGGCTGTACGACACCGGGCGCCGGCCGGCGGCCACGTTTCCGCAGGTGCCGGTGCTGAGCGTGGGCAACCTGCGGGTGGGGGGCACCGGCAAAACCCCCCACGTGGCCTGGCTGGTGGCCTGGCTGCTGGCCCAGGGGCAGCGGCCGGCCCTGCTCAGCCGGGGCTATGGCCGCCGCACGCGCGGCTACCGCCGCGCCACGGCCCCGGACACGGCCGCCACCATCGGCGACGAGCCGTTGCAGCAGTTTCAGCAGTTCCGGGGGCAGGTGCCCGTGGCCGTGAGCGAAGACCGGGCGGCCGGCATCTGGCAGCTGCTGCGTGAGGAGCCCACGCTCACCGCCGTGGTGCTCGACGATGCCTACCAGCACCGCCGCGTGCGGCCCGCCCTGAGCGTTTTACTCACCGAGCAGCAGCGCCCCTTTTACCAGGACCACGTGCTGCCCGCCGGGCGCCTGCGCGAAAGCCGGGCCGGCGCCCGCCGCGCCGATGTGGTTATTGTAACCAAGTGCGACCCGCAGCTGAGCGAGGCCGCCCGCGCCGCCATCCGCCGCCGCATCGGGCGCTACGCCCGGCCGGGGGTGCCGGTGCTGTTTTCGACCTACGCTTACGGCCGGCCGGTGCCGGTGCCGGGCACGGCAACTGGGGCCGCGCCCGGCCCGGAGGTGGTGGTGCTCACCGGCATTGCCCAGCCGGGGCCGCTGCTGGAGTACCTGGCCGCAGCGGGGTACCGCGTCCTGCACCACGCCCGCTTTCCCGACCACCACGCGTTTCGGCCCGCGGAGCTGCGCCAGTTGGCCGCACAATTACGGCCGGGCCAGTGCGTTCTGACTACGCAAAAAGACGCCGCCCGCCTGCTGGAACCCGCTCTGGCGGCAAGTATGGCCGATTTGCCCGTATTTTACATTCCGATTGACGTCCGGTTTATGGCCGACGGGGAAACCCGCTTGCAGGAGCTGCTGACGCCGCTATTTCAGCCCCACGCTGTTGTCTGA
- a CDS encoding putative porin: MSDLLLSTIQKAITAYSAGFRALRWPRRWGLVAGLLLLSATLRPASAQVVDDSTKNLYGARTTFIIREADVLRDQNEGRMIDTTLTRLPQARYWAHDTTYQQDLGIFGTASRRLLWEPNLQLGARFGRTVFDRYARNAATIPYYDTRSPYTFFRFHQGNPHEQIFELSYARSIKKLFNAGFAFERFGSNKHLAVSNTRTGQVEHTNFLFFVRYQTANDRYHALANFGTARHRAVEQGGVVVQAKDQEGEAGKINLQQLFDYQDEEVRLTRAVNRDDRNRFRLAHTYRLLGRGLTAFHVLDWSRQENTYTDDQLAQSAGSGFYPRNRLSTTATNDQAEYRQLENLVGVLGRTSAVEYRLYGRQRSYALDSKARLDLPLPQDSARFGESGTQLFVGGTAAFRYRQFAIETAGEYKLANEYWVRASARLGPLTGEVLSASYAPTLTEQRFNGNHFVWNTDFDNTQVQQARVVLSQRLGNQHVEASATVANITNLVYYNQQARPAQLGEAKQLFILHARHRFQLGHFFADNQVTYTAGGEGAGLRIPDIVGESRLYYQGYVFKKALLGQAGVQAYFQSRWRAYDYSPSTQQFFVQDHFTIRNLPVVDVFLSGDIKTVGIFLKMAYVNQFLPHRGYFATPYYPALPRRFQFGIRWQFFN, encoded by the coding sequence TTGTCTGACTTGTTGCTTTCGACTATCCAAAAGGCTATTACGGCCTATTCTGCTGGTTTCCGGGCGCTCCGGTGGCCCCGCCGCTGGGGCTTGGTGGCGGGCCTACTGCTGCTAAGTGCTACGCTGCGGCCGGCCAGCGCCCAGGTGGTCGACGACTCCACCAAAAACCTCTACGGCGCCCGCACCACCTTCATCATTCGGGAGGCCGACGTGCTGCGCGACCAGAACGAGGGCCGCATGATTGACACCACCCTCACGCGCCTGCCCCAGGCCCGCTACTGGGCCCACGACACCACCTACCAGCAGGACCTGGGCATCTTTGGAACGGCCTCGCGCCGCTTGCTCTGGGAGCCCAACCTCCAGCTCGGGGCCCGCTTCGGCCGTACGGTGTTCGACCGGTACGCCCGCAATGCGGCCACCATTCCGTACTACGACACCCGCTCGCCCTACACGTTTTTCCGCTTCCACCAGGGCAACCCGCACGAGCAGATTTTCGAGCTGTCGTACGCCCGCAGCATCAAGAAGCTGTTCAACGCCGGGTTTGCCTTCGAGCGGTTCGGGTCCAATAAGCATCTGGCCGTCAGCAACACCCGCACGGGGCAGGTAGAGCACACCAACTTCCTGTTCTTTGTGCGCTACCAAACCGCCAACGACCGGTACCACGCCCTGGCCAACTTCGGCACGGCCCGCCACCGGGCCGTGGAGCAGGGCGGCGTGGTGGTGCAGGCCAAAGACCAAGAGGGGGAAGCCGGCAAAATAAACCTCCAGCAGCTGTTCGACTACCAGGACGAAGAGGTGCGCCTGACCCGGGCCGTGAACCGCGACGACCGGAACCGGTTTCGGCTGGCGCACACCTACCGCCTGCTCGGCCGGGGCCTCACCGCCTTCCACGTGCTCGACTGGAGCCGCCAGGAAAACACCTACACCGACGACCAGCTTGCCCAAAGCGCCGGCAGTGGCTTCTACCCGCGCAACCGCCTGAGCACCACCGCTACCAATGACCAGGCCGAGTACCGGCAGCTGGAAAACCTGGTGGGCGTGCTGGGCCGCACCAGCGCCGTGGAGTACCGCCTCTACGGCCGCCAGCGCAGCTACGCCCTCGATTCCAAAGCCCGCCTCGACCTGCCCCTGCCCCAGGACAGCGCCCGGTTCGGGGAGTCGGGTACCCAGCTGTTCGTGGGCGGGACGGCGGCGTTCCGGTACCGGCAGTTTGCCATCGAAACGGCTGGGGAGTACAAGCTGGCCAATGAGTATTGGGTGCGCGCCTCGGCTCGGCTGGGCCCGCTGACGGGGGAGGTGCTGAGTGCCAGCTACGCACCTACGCTCACCGAGCAGCGGTTCAATGGCAACCACTTCGTCTGGAATACGGATTTCGACAACACCCAGGTGCAGCAGGCGCGGGTAGTGCTCAGCCAGCGGCTGGGCAATCAGCACGTGGAGGCCTCGGCCACCGTGGCCAACATCACCAACCTGGTGTACTACAACCAGCAAGCTCGCCCCGCCCAGCTCGGCGAAGCCAAGCAGCTGTTCATCCTGCACGCCCGGCACCGCTTCCAGCTCGGCCACTTCTTCGCCGACAACCAAGTCACCTACACGGCCGGCGGCGAGGGCGCCGGGCTGCGCATACCGGACATTGTGGGCGAATCGCGGCTGTACTACCAGGGCTACGTGTTCAAGAAGGCCCTGCTGGGCCAGGCCGGCGTGCAGGCCTACTTCCAGTCGCGCTGGCGGGCCTACGACTACAGCCCCAGCACCCAGCAGTTTTTCGTGCAGGACCACTTCACCATCCGCAACCTCCCGGTGGTAGATGTATTCCTCAGTGGCGACATCAAAACGGTGGGCATCTTCCTGAAGATGGCCTACGTCAACCAGTTCCTGCCCCACCGCGGCTACTTTGCCACGCCCTACTATCCGGCCCTGCCCCGCCGCTTCCAGTTCGGCATCCGCTGGCAGTTTTTCAATTAG
- a CDS encoding helix-turn-helix transcriptional regulator produces the protein MPRKSIPSTTLLAQVRKYFGLEQQELGTYLGISRQYVADIEAGRRTLTSKVLLRLAPLAAQLPPEAPARLAAPAPEEPPHGAPAPGPLEARLNTCRHQAAKLRRELRQLAAGQAQARRWQQVLPVLLAQAEAAAPTDTHAARAHQWLRSRQEQASAALHDADLAARYYLLQARATALETEAATLARQLESGGAQTGTKNK, from the coding sequence ATGCCGCGCAAGTCTATTCCCTCTACCACACTGCTGGCGCAGGTGCGCAAGTACTTCGGGCTGGAGCAACAGGAGCTGGGTACCTATTTGGGCATCAGCCGGCAATATGTGGCCGATATCGAGGCCGGGCGCCGCACCCTGACTTCTAAGGTGCTGCTGCGGCTGGCGCCGCTGGCCGCCCAGCTACCACCGGAAGCCCCGGCCCGGCTGGCTGCTCCAGCGCCCGAGGAGCCGCCGCATGGTGCACCCGCGCCCGGCCCCCTAGAGGCTCGCCTCAATACCTGCCGCCACCAAGCAGCTAAGCTGCGCCGGGAGCTGCGGCAGCTGGCCGCCGGGCAGGCCCAGGCCCGGCGCTGGCAGCAGGTGTTGCCGGTCCTGCTGGCTCAGGCCGAAGCCGCCGCACCCACCGATACCCATGCCGCCCGCGCCCACCAGTGGCTGCGGAGCCGGCAGGAGCAAGCCAGCGCGGCCCTGCATGATGCCGACCTGGCGGCCCGCTACTACCTGCTGCAAGCTCGCGCCACAGCGCTGGAAACCGAGGCCGCCACGCTGGCCCGGCAGCTGGAGTCCGGTGGAGCACAGACAGGCACAAAAAATAAATAA
- a CDS encoding Eco57I restriction-modification methylase domain-containing protein produces the protein MPTLLPLFPAQTLPAPLTHFDPATALPDFAERVRHLRRWQQAIKEGYVRSRKEEALQAEFLNLLFGQVLGYEYEATTHRQLQLELKTLTDGTKPDGALGEFVAGPGGGLGGPVRAVVELKDARTLLDAKQRGGAGKGRQETPVEQAFSYPSKFGGQCRWVLVSNFVELRLYSAQDQTRAEVFNLETLPDQPEQLRRLLALLRPQHLLPAPGRAEAPLDEALQQRQQEELKITKAFYKDYSTARRQLLDHLIEQNPLVPPLELLQHTQKLLDRVIFVCFCEDKNIIPRLTFRRLLDAVRQNVFDPADDKVYRTVRGLFQSIDQGNALAGINRFNGGLFAQDAALDALVIKDRTLTPVIQLEQYDFASDLNVNILGHIFEQSLSDLEAERARLSGLAHDPRQGKRKQDGIFYTPEYITRYIVRQAVGGWLHERRRQAGLDQLPELTDEDRATIRLGAGNKLVQPSRAVQKHIAAWEQYAQALEGIRVLDPACGSGAFLNEAFGYLLREGQHVNQELAALRAGQFKVFDLDRHILQHNLYGVDLNPESVDITRLSLWLQTANPGKPLTSLDHSIRCGNSLISDPAVAGPRAFDWQATFPEVFEQGGFDVVIGNPPYGAKLSKVDKDYLANSYPNSGTDTYIMFWELSVKLVKQGGLTGFIVPNTFLVTENNEKIRKLLFEETSIAEILEPFGVFSDAVVETVVMIIQNTKPTNSSLFRTVITDRGKDDFSIKLGRATVLEFKNEELFNREKLLFNYRETSTEKTLSSKLKRQFFTLKQFAKITAGVKPYEVGKGNPPQTSSTIEEKPYTSFSKHDSSWEPVIRGTDVTRYSLEWSGEYIKYGPNLAAPRSPQSFFTDKVFIRRTDDKILATYDAKGFVGINSVHCLQLLPDSGLSLLYILSLLNSKIIDWIFSNDNFHMVGKPLAEVKVVFIERLPIPNISLAEQQPFITAAEALLAGHKALHEAEAAAGRLVRAELGLTAPLTGKLALGQPWKTWSAALEKALGRKLTLPEKGEWLPYLTEFQEQQQERRAALHRQDAALDQLVYQLYQLTPEEIALVEGRPAPASA, from the coding sequence ATGCCCACATTATTACCCTTATTTCCCGCCCAAACGCTTCCCGCCCCTCTTACTCATTTCGACCCCGCCACTGCCCTGCCCGACTTTGCCGAGCGGGTGCGCCACCTGCGGCGCTGGCAGCAGGCCATCAAGGAAGGCTACGTGCGCAGCCGCAAGGAAGAAGCCTTGCAGGCCGAGTTTCTGAACCTGCTGTTTGGGCAGGTGCTGGGTTACGAGTACGAGGCCACCACCCACCGCCAGCTGCAACTGGAGCTGAAAACCCTCACCGACGGCACCAAGCCCGACGGCGCCCTGGGCGAGTTTGTGGCCGGGCCGGGCGGCGGGCTGGGCGGGCCAGTGCGGGCCGTGGTGGAGCTGAAAGACGCCCGCACCCTGCTCGACGCCAAGCAGCGCGGCGGCGCCGGCAAGGGCCGCCAGGAAACGCCCGTGGAGCAGGCTTTCAGCTACCCCAGCAAGTTTGGCGGGCAGTGCCGCTGGGTGCTGGTCAGCAACTTCGTGGAGCTGCGCCTCTACTCGGCCCAGGACCAGACCCGCGCCGAGGTGTTCAACCTCGAAACCCTGCCCGACCAGCCCGAACAGCTGCGCCGCCTGCTGGCCCTGCTGCGGCCCCAGCACCTGCTGCCCGCCCCCGGCCGCGCCGAGGCGCCCCTGGACGAGGCCTTGCAGCAGCGCCAGCAGGAGGAGCTGAAAATCACCAAGGCCTTTTATAAAGATTACAGCACGGCCCGCCGCCAACTGCTCGACCACCTTATCGAGCAGAACCCGCTGGTGCCGCCCCTGGAGCTGCTTCAGCACACCCAGAAGCTGCTCGATAGGGTGATTTTCGTGTGCTTCTGCGAGGACAAGAACATTATTCCGCGCCTGACCTTCCGGCGCCTGCTCGATGCCGTGCGCCAAAACGTGTTCGACCCGGCCGACGACAAGGTGTACCGCACCGTGCGCGGCCTGTTCCAGAGCATCGACCAGGGCAATGCCCTGGCCGGCATCAACCGCTTCAACGGGGGGCTGTTTGCCCAGGACGCGGCCCTGGATGCGCTGGTAATCAAGGACCGGACCCTGACGCCGGTGATTCAGCTGGAGCAGTACGACTTTGCCTCCGACCTGAACGTGAACATTCTGGGCCACATCTTCGAGCAGAGCCTGTCGGACCTCGAAGCCGAGCGCGCCCGCCTCAGCGGCCTCGCCCACGACCCCCGGCAGGGCAAGCGCAAGCAGGACGGCATTTTCTACACCCCCGAGTACATCACGCGCTACATCGTGCGGCAGGCGGTGGGCGGCTGGCTGCACGAGCGCCGCCGCCAGGCCGGCCTCGACCAGCTGCCCGAGCTGACCGACGAGGACCGGGCCACCATCCGCCTGGGCGCGGGCAACAAGCTGGTGCAGCCCTCCCGCGCCGTGCAGAAGCACATTGCGGCCTGGGAGCAGTATGCGCAGGCCCTGGAGGGCATCCGGGTGCTGGACCCGGCCTGCGGCTCGGGGGCGTTTCTGAACGAGGCGTTTGGGTATTTGCTGCGCGAGGGCCAGCACGTAAACCAGGAGCTGGCCGCCTTGCGCGCCGGGCAGTTCAAGGTGTTCGACCTCGACCGCCACATCCTGCAACACAACCTCTACGGCGTGGACCTCAACCCGGAGTCGGTGGACATTACGCGCCTGAGCTTGTGGCTGCAAACCGCCAACCCCGGCAAGCCCCTCACCTCCCTCGACCACAGCATCCGCTGCGGCAACTCCCTCATCAGTGACCCCGCCGTGGCCGGCCCCCGCGCCTTCGACTGGCAAGCCACCTTCCCCGAAGTATTCGAGCAAGGCGGGTTTGACGTGGTGATTGGGAACCCGCCGTATGGGGCGAAGTTGAGCAAGGTAGATAAGGATTATTTAGCTAACTCTTACCCCAATTCCGGAACTGACACCTACATAATGTTCTGGGAATTATCTGTAAAACTTGTAAAACAAGGCGGTTTGACTGGCTTCATTGTGCCTAACACCTTCCTCGTAACTGAGAACAACGAAAAGATTCGGAAGCTACTCTTTGAAGAAACATCTATTGCTGAAATCTTAGAGCCTTTTGGTGTATTCAGTGATGCTGTAGTCGAAACTGTTGTGATGATTATTCAGAATACTAAGCCGACTAATTCAAGTTTATTCAGAACTGTTATAACTGATAGGGGTAAAGATGATTTTAGCATCAAGTTGGGTAGAGCTACAGTACTTGAATTTAAAAACGAAGAGCTATTTAATAGAGAAAAGCTTCTGTTTAACTATAGAGAAACAAGTACCGAAAAAACCTTGTCAAGTAAGTTAAAAAGGCAATTCTTCACACTCAAACAGTTCGCAAAAATTACCGCAGGAGTAAAGCCATATGAAGTGGGGAAAGGTAATCCGCCACAGACGTCTTCAACTATAGAAGAAAAGCCTTATACAAGCTTTTCAAAGCATGATAGTTCATGGGAGCCTGTTATAAGAGGAACTGATGTTACTAGATATAGTCTGGAATGGAGTGGTGAATATATCAAGTATGGCCCCAACCTAGCAGCGCCACGCAGCCCTCAATCATTCTTCACTGATAAAGTATTCATTCGCAGGACGGATGATAAAATACTTGCCACTTATGATGCAAAAGGATTTGTTGGAATTAACTCTGTGCATTGCTTACAATTGCTTCCTGATAGTGGGCTAAGCTTGTTATATATTCTCTCGTTGCTTAATTCAAAAATTATTGATTGGATTTTCAGTAACGACAACTTCCATATGGTCGGTAAGCCATTAGCGGAAGTCAAAGTCGTCTTTATTGAACGTCTTCCCATTCCCAACATTTCCCTTGCCGAACAGCAGCCTTTCATCACGGCGGCGGAGGCGTTGCTGGCGGGCCATAAGGCGTTGCACGAGGCGGAAGCGGCGGCGGGGCGGCTGGTGCGGGCCGAGCTGGGCCTCACGGCCCCGCTCACCGGCAAGCTGGCCCTTGGGCAGCCCTGGAAAACCTGGAGCGCGGCCCTGGAGAAAGCCCTGGGCCGCAAGCTCACCCTCCCCGAAAAAGGCGAGTGGCTCCCCTATCTCACCGAGTTTCAGGAGCAGCAGCAGGAGCGCCGTGCCGCCCTCCACCGACAGGATGCCGCCCTCGACCAGCTGGTGTACCAGCTCTACCAGCTCACGCCGGAGGAAATTGCCCTGGTAGAAGGCCGCCCCGCGCCGGCATCGGCGTAA
- a CDS encoding tRNA-(ms[2]io[6]A)-hydroxylase gives MKTILKLKLNSDPRWVDIASKNIIDILVDHAYCEQKAASTGISLIVKYPEKTRLVDELTLLVAEEWEHFARVLQELRKRGHELGRPRRDEYVVQLMAHVRKGGARERQLMDQLLVSALIEARSCERFKLLWKHIPDPDLSQFYYELMASEAGHFVSYVDLAKEYCDPQEVDARLQELLRIEGEIVTNLPVRDDRMH, from the coding sequence ATGAAAACCATCCTCAAGCTCAAGCTGAACTCCGATCCGCGCTGGGTGGATATTGCGTCCAAGAACATTATTGATATTCTGGTGGACCATGCGTACTGCGAGCAGAAGGCCGCCAGCACGGGCATCAGCCTGATTGTGAAGTACCCCGAGAAAACCCGCCTCGTGGACGAGCTGACCCTGCTGGTGGCCGAGGAGTGGGAGCATTTTGCGCGGGTGCTGCAGGAGCTGCGCAAGCGCGGGCACGAGCTGGGCCGCCCCCGCCGCGACGAGTACGTGGTGCAGCTCATGGCCCACGTGCGCAAGGGCGGCGCGCGGGAGCGGCAGCTGATGGACCAGCTGCTGGTAAGTGCTCTGATAGAAGCCCGGAGCTGCGAGCGGTTCAAGCTGTTGTGGAAGCACATTCCCGACCCCGACCTCAGTCAGTTCTATTACGAGCTGATGGCTTCGGAAGCGGGCCACTTCGTGAGCTACGTGGACCTGGCCAAGGAGTACTGCGACCCGCAGGAAGTAGATGCCCGCCTGCAAGAGCTGCTCCGCATTGAGGGCGAAATCGTGACCAACCTACCCGTACGCGACGACCGGATGCATTAG